In a single window of the Rhodothermia bacterium genome:
- a CDS encoding CopD family protein, whose translation MSLTYKIALFFHLLGATVWVGGHLLLALRYLPLALKNKEVSILRTFEHQYETIGIPALFVQILSGLWMAFGHFGLSFMSFSTPLQRVVSVKLLFLFFTFVLAIHARFFIIPRLTPEKLPLMGFHIVAVTLIGVCMLFLGLLFRMGGL comes from the coding sequence ATGAGCCTTACCTATAAAATTGCCCTTTTCTTTCACCTCCTTGGTGCAACCGTCTGGGTAGGCGGACACTTGTTATTGGCCTTACGGTATTTGCCCTTGGCTTTGAAGAATAAAGAAGTTTCCATTCTTCGGACGTTTGAACATCAATACGAAACCATTGGGATTCCGGCCTTGTTCGTACAAATCCTTTCCGGCCTCTGGATGGCTTTTGGGCACTTTGGGCTTTCCTTTATGTCCTTTAGCACCCCCCTCCAACGTGTGGTTTCCGTAAAGTTACTCTTCTTGTTCTTCACGTTTGTCTTGGCCATTCATGCGCGTTTTTTCATCATTCCACGTCTTACCCCGGAAAAACTCCCCCTTATGGGATTTCATATTGTGGCCGTAACTCTTATAGGGGTGTGTATGTTGTTTCTGGGACTGCTTTTCAGGATGGGCGGATTATGA
- a CDS encoding YfhO family protein — protein sequence MAKTNRSARTTPEPTPVPTRPVRTAPQSPKKSLWDGLSEPVQHLICAALMLLVAVAFFSDTTFGDKSLVGSDVVHARAMAKSALDFEAKTGEQTLWIPNGFGGMPAFSIYYPVSIPQVDTVVRGLNQVLAFPFVPFLIMLFGMYWLGFYLTKDKLLGLFGAFAYGLTTFLPLLLLAGHNTKFSTLAWMPWLILAFAHVLRQPKLLSGLLFAAALAVNLRANHIQITYYLAFLLGIWWIVEAGVAARKGEMKTFGLATGLLAAGAVLAVLMVAQPYWPLAEYKAFTTRGASEGGGAGALDWTYAMNWSQGWGELWSLLFSRAYGGGSHEAYWGDKIFTGGPHYIGGVVLLLTVFALIWVRKPIIWALGTATIVTVLFALGKNAAFINEPMFHYFPLFNAFRVPETWLLISVMGMVLLALFGMKYALKPSQQEKANPKPLYYTLGGVIALMLILIVFKSSLFSFEKPNETEEIAKMMVQQYEQQGQQIDMATARAEAPQYIAQFRTERIEKYQSDALRTLFFVVIAGLLLILAKLDKIPAWTAKLALSFLVLVDLWGVASRYYSADLLKPKTNVEEQAAAQLIPGIDDWIQEKVKEAGGSGHFRTFPMALNPFQDGRSPYFYETVSGYSAAKLRVYQDFQDHILQDKDGRINMTGLDLMAVRYIVARGMLPGTKPVQLAADSSMMILERENPMPRAWFVGETKTVTSPQEKWRFLQDPAFNPRKTALVAKDTGLKPAPLDSLGKQASVKLKSFTANRIEWKAQTDAPRFMVVSEVYYPAGWSATVSGKPAEIIQTDHILRGVVVPAGSHTVVMTFAPDRHTMSKTVSGLATLVCYGGILALLALAFVQRRKAAEVV from the coding sequence ATGGCCAAGACCAACCGTTCTGCCCGTACCACACCGGAGCCAACTCCTGTTCCCACGCGCCCAGTGCGAACGGCTCCCCAATCCCCCAAAAAATCGCTTTGGGACGGACTTTCCGAACCCGTACAACATCTGATTTGTGCCGCACTTATGCTATTGGTTGCGGTGGCATTTTTTTCGGACACCACCTTCGGCGACAAGTCGCTGGTGGGTTCGGACGTAGTACATGCACGTGCTATGGCCAAATCGGCGTTAGATTTTGAGGCGAAAACGGGTGAGCAAACGCTCTGGATTCCAAATGGTTTTGGTGGGATGCCCGCCTTCTCAATCTATTACCCCGTAAGTATTCCGCAGGTGGATACGGTGGTTCGTGGCCTCAATCAAGTGCTGGCCTTTCCATTTGTACCCTTCTTGATTATGCTCTTTGGGATGTATTGGTTAGGGTTTTATTTGACCAAGGACAAACTGTTGGGGCTTTTTGGCGCATTTGCGTATGGGCTTACCACTTTTCTCCCGCTTCTTTTATTGGCGGGGCACAATACTAAATTCTCCACCTTGGCTTGGATGCCGTGGTTGATCTTAGCCTTTGCGCACGTTTTACGTCAACCCAAGTTGCTTTCTGGTTTGCTTTTTGCGGCTGCCTTAGCCGTAAACCTTCGCGCCAATCACATCCAAATCACCTATTATCTCGCATTTCTTTTAGGGATTTGGTGGATTGTTGAAGCAGGTGTTGCGGCGCGTAAAGGCGAGATGAAGACCTTTGGTCTGGCCACCGGATTATTGGCGGCTGGGGCTGTATTAGCCGTGTTGATGGTGGCACAACCCTACTGGCCGTTAGCGGAGTATAAAGCATTTACCACGCGGGGAGCCTCGGAAGGCGGTGGCGCAGGTGCATTGGATTGGACGTATGCCATGAACTGGAGCCAAGGCTGGGGAGAGCTATGGAGTTTGCTGTTTTCTCGTGCATATGGTGGTGGATCGCACGAGGCGTACTGGGGCGATAAAATCTTTACCGGCGGGCCGCATTATATCGGTGGTGTTGTTTTACTTCTAACTGTTTTTGCCCTGATTTGGGTGCGTAAGCCCATTATTTGGGCCTTGGGGACGGCTACAATCGTTACTGTCTTGTTTGCATTGGGGAAAAATGCGGCGTTCATCAACGAACCAATGTTCCACTATTTCCCGCTGTTTAATGCGTTCCGCGTGCCAGAAACATGGTTGCTAATTTCGGTTATGGGCATGGTCTTACTGGCTCTTTTTGGGATGAAATACGCGCTAAAGCCTTCGCAACAGGAAAAAGCCAATCCCAAACCACTTTATTATACGTTGGGAGGAGTGATTGCCCTTATGCTCATCTTAATCGTGTTTAAGTCTTCGCTCTTCTCGTTTGAAAAGCCCAATGAGACCGAAGAAATCGCTAAGATGATGGTACAACAATACGAGCAACAAGGGCAGCAGATAGACATGGCAACTGCACGTGCAGAAGCTCCGCAATACATCGCCCAATTCAGAACAGAACGGATCGAAAAGTACCAGTCGGACGCACTCCGAACCCTGTTTTTTGTTGTAATTGCAGGACTTTTGTTGATTTTAGCAAAGTTGGATAAAATCCCCGCATGGACGGCCAAACTCGCACTTTCGTTCTTGGTTTTGGTGGATCTTTGGGGAGTGGCGAGCCGATATTATTCGGCGGATTTGCTAAAACCCAAGACAAATGTGGAAGAGCAGGCCGCTGCACAGCTTATCCCTGGTATAGACGATTGGATTCAGGAAAAAGTGAAAGAGGCTGGAGGTTCGGGGCATTTCCGGACGTTTCCGATGGCTCTAAATCCTTTCCAAGATGGACGTTCGCCGTATTTCTACGAAACCGTATCGGGGTACAGCGCGGCCAAACTTCGTGTTTATCAAGACTTCCAAGACCATATTTTGCAAGACAAAGACGGGCGGATTAATATGACGGGCCTCGACCTGATGGCGGTTCGGTACATTGTCGCACGCGGTATGTTGCCCGGTACAAAACCTGTTCAGCTTGCCGCCGACTCCTCCATGATGATCTTAGAGCGTGAAAACCCAATGCCTCGTGCTTGGTTTGTGGGTGAGACAAAAACCGTGACTTCGCCACAAGAAAAATGGCGATTCTTGCAAGACCCTGCGTTTAATCCGCGAAAAACAGCTTTGGTGGCCAAAGATACAGGTCTCAAACCCGCACCATTAGACTCTCTCGGCAAACAAGCTTCTGTAAAACTAAAATCCTTTACCGCAAACCGTATTGAATGGAAAGCCCAAACGGATGCCCCACGTTTTATGGTGGTTTCGGAGGTGTATTATCCGGCTGGATGGAGCGCAACGGTGAGCGGAAAACCAGCGGAAATCATCCAAACCGATCATATTCTACGTGGGGTGGTGGTTCCTGCCGGAAGCCATACGGTGGTGATGACGTTTGCCCCAGATCGCCATACCATGAGCAAAACGGTCTCTGGTCTTGCCACATTGGTGTGTTATGGCGGTATCTTGGCGCTATTGGCGCTGGCCTTTGTCCAGCGAAGAAAAGCGGCTGAGGTGGTTTAG
- the gatC gene encoding Asp-tRNA(Asn)/Glu-tRNA(Gln) amidotransferase subunit GatC: MMVTKEDVQEIAALARLRLTEEEVVHYQHDLNRILDYMAQLNAVDTDGIEPMTHIQDWGNVLREDVHLRRITHEEALKNAPDADADYFRVPKVIE; the protein is encoded by the coding sequence ATTATGGTAACGAAAGAAGACGTTCAGGAAATAGCTGCTTTAGCACGTCTGCGCTTAACCGAAGAAGAAGTTGTGCATTATCAGCATGATTTAAACCGGATTCTGGACTATATGGCGCAATTAAATGCGGTAGATACCGATGGTATTGAACCCATGACCCATATCCAAGATTGGGGGAATGTACTTCGGGAAGATGTACACCTCCGCCGGATTACACACGAAGAAGCCCTCAAAAATGCGCCAGATGCTGATGCAGACTACTTCCGAGTGCCTAAAGTGATCGAATAA
- a CDS encoding helix-turn-helix transcriptional regulator, whose amino-acid sequence MSTIEVINIALVVQGILFSFFFLGMKGERWSNWYLFAVFGLQSVNFGLSFLKANHFFVHAPYLLDINLVTIPIVRILVFFYAVRLAGKSIGRGFGFWAHWLIPVTYFFLFMGYDGLFTPYDQMRTLAENYGQMRDLKGRYFFFNLSYLFVFVGYTIASIYYLHVYLKAAKDYYSDARRFHAKWVYELLWINLIAFVVFLGLIMVLKRPVVLQINTAVFMIPALLYVMWRNITKPIIVPPSVGPQNLQIELRVNTSDGASFDAAPLPPLALPQDIKPPSREAEFLRILQALEVEEVYRDADLTVAKLAEKLGMKAYVVSQAINRGAGKSFFEFVNQYRVAAAKTQLLDPVLTYLSIEAIAENCGFSSRTAFYEAFKRHTGRTPARFRKEGEMEKPEM is encoded by the coding sequence ATGTCAACCATCGAGGTGATCAACATTGCCCTTGTTGTCCAAGGGATTTTATTTTCCTTTTTCTTCTTAGGGATGAAAGGGGAACGGTGGAGTAATTGGTATTTGTTTGCTGTTTTTGGGCTTCAGTCTGTCAATTTTGGCCTTAGCTTTCTTAAAGCCAATCATTTTTTTGTTCATGCGCCATATCTCTTAGATATAAACCTGGTCACCATTCCTATCGTCCGGATTTTGGTCTTTTTTTACGCGGTGCGTCTTGCGGGAAAGTCCATTGGACGCGGTTTCGGGTTTTGGGCGCATTGGCTGATTCCCGTTACCTATTTCTTCTTGTTTATGGGCTACGATGGGTTGTTCACACCTTATGACCAGATGCGTACTTTAGCAGAAAACTATGGGCAAATGCGCGATTTGAAGGGGCGATATTTCTTTTTTAATCTGAGCTATTTATTTGTTTTTGTTGGATATACGATTGCTTCTATTTATTATTTGCATGTTTATCTGAAAGCGGCAAAAGACTATTATTCGGATGCTCGGCGTTTTCATGCGAAGTGGGTTTACGAATTGTTGTGGATTAACTTAATTGCTTTTGTGGTGTTCTTGGGCTTGATTATGGTCTTAAAGCGGCCTGTGGTTTTGCAGATAAATACCGCCGTTTTTATGATTCCAGCCCTCCTTTATGTGATGTGGCGGAATATAACGAAGCCCATTATTGTGCCACCCTCTGTGGGGCCGCAAAACTTACAAATAGAACTGCGGGTGAACACCTCGGATGGTGCATCGTTTGATGCTGCGCCGCTCCCGCCTTTGGCCTTGCCGCAAGATATCAAACCGCCTTCCCGCGAGGCCGAGTTTCTACGTATCCTCCAAGCGCTTGAGGTTGAGGAAGTCTATCGCGACGCCGACCTCACGGTTGCCAAATTGGCGGAAAAGTTAGGAATGAAGGCTTATGTGGTTTCTCAGGCGATCAATCGCGGTGCCGGAAAATCCTTTTTTGAATTTGTGAACCAATACCGAGTTGCAGCGGCTAAAACCCAGTTGTTAGATCCCGTCTTAACGTATTTGAGCATTGAGGCCATTGCGGAGAATTGCGGCTTTAGCTCACGAACGGCTTTTTACGAGGCATTCAAGCGGCATACAGGGCGAACACCTGCCCGATTTCGCAAAGAGGGGGAAATGGAAAAGCCGGAAATGTGA